In Paenibacillus sonchi, a single genomic region encodes these proteins:
- a CDS encoding sensor histidine kinase: MEFQADAIDRVIKNTIDVMESSKYQIFEILQVARDELVALTKELQRVMEETDETLQKVDKLELQYHRSRIRLTEVSRDFVRYSEKDIRVAYEKATELQLELMMTREREVYLRSRRDELQMRVRSVENSVERAESIGSQMSVVLEYLSGELGQVTRIVESAKNRQMIGLKIILAQEEERKRIAREIHDGPAQMLANLVLRTEIVERMLVKQEFGLVQDEVLDLKGQVRYSLEEMRKVIFNLRPMALDDLGLIPTLRKYVHDYEEKTKIRTSFETRGKEHRLSSAMEAAVYRLVQEALSNAAKHAFPSYVLVEITYQAQLIKIVVKDNGLGFNVKKTSEQANRESFGLVGMRERVELLEGRMEILSAENQGTTIVIHIPTNVEKGKE; the protein is encoded by the coding sequence GTGGAATTTCAAGCCGATGCGATAGATCGCGTCATTAAGAATACCATCGACGTGATGGAGAGCAGCAAGTATCAGATATTTGAAATATTGCAGGTTGCACGGGATGAGCTTGTTGCACTCACCAAAGAACTGCAGCGGGTTATGGAAGAAACGGATGAAACATTGCAAAAGGTAGATAAGCTGGAGCTTCAGTACCACCGCTCCCGGATCCGGCTGACGGAGGTCAGCCGGGATTTTGTCCGCTACTCCGAGAAGGATATCCGGGTCGCTTATGAGAAAGCAACAGAACTTCAGCTTGAGCTCATGATGACTAGGGAGCGGGAGGTCTATCTTCGGAGCAGGCGCGATGAACTGCAGATGCGTGTCCGCAGTGTCGAAAATTCGGTAGAGCGTGCTGAATCCATCGGTTCGCAAATGAGCGTTGTTTTGGAATATCTGTCCGGAGAACTAGGACAAGTGACTAGAATTGTCGAATCTGCGAAAAACAGACAGATGATCGGACTAAAAATAATCCTGGCTCAGGAAGAGGAACGGAAGAGAATTGCCCGGGAAATTCATGACGGTCCTGCTCAAATGCTGGCGAATCTAGTCCTAAGGACGGAAATTGTAGAAAGAATGCTGGTAAAGCAGGAATTTGGGTTGGTACAGGACGAAGTACTAGACTTGAAAGGGCAGGTAAGGTACAGCCTGGAGGAAATGCGGAAGGTGATCTTTAATCTGCGCCCGATGGCGCTCGACGATTTAGGACTAATTCCGACACTTCGAAAATACGTGCATGATTACGAGGAAAAGACGAAAATCCGAACCTCTTTTGAAACAAGGGGTAAGGAGCACAGGCTGTCATCCGCCATGGAGGCAGCGGTATACCGTCTGGTGCAGGAGGCGTTGTCGAATGCGGCCAAGCATGCTTTTCCAAGTTACGTATTGGTGGAAATCACCTATCAGGCACAGCTGATCAAGATTGTTGTGAAGGATAACGGGTTAGGTTTCAATGTGAAAAAAACCAGTGAACAGGCAAACCGCGAAAGCTTTGGGCTGGTCGGCATGCGGGAACGCGTGGAACTGCTCGAAGGAAGAATGGAGATCCTGTCAGCCGAGAATCAAGGCACAACAATCGTAATTCACATTCCGACGAATGTGGAAAAAGGAAAGGAGTAA
- a CDS encoding stalk domain-containing protein has product MNEVFMGKKNKEQLRGMKKLPAKKWVAASLAGVLWIMPVLGSEGLPQWASGPASVAQAASSLNVTKLGEEVITSGAIMMKYKFTTVRSGKTATGLADVIRVDLNNPYVSLDVMTGKGGKLTTRQSTGGMAAETGAVAAVNGDYFNTGGEGAPIGGQVSGGVVVSTPSQLNGMYAFAVTKDRKPVIDQYSFEGLLTAEDGAQFPLAGINKGAYSPEDGSSTYSHANAAYIYTDAWTALERPKNSSTTPTEVLVENDIITQISADKALSMAVPKGAYILRTHGLGAQFVKNHLAVGQKLSSAYTLKSKSTQQELDPASLQMMIGGHTILVNDGKATSFSRSTSSIGGFRARTALGYSQSGQYVYVVAVEDNANSAGMSLTELQNFMANIGVWKGMNLDGGGSTTMVDRPLAETSATLTFNTEYGTEQRSIVNGLGVYTSAPKGEVKGIKISGSTVLLIGQKATYSLKGYDTYYNPIDVAAGNPSWTASNGSVTVNGGEATAVKAGTATIKAASGAASASTEVTVLGGENLSSLTVGTATAPLTPGASVSVPVTALAENGASLTVPPASLKWELVGFKGSVQDGKLTVDSVDPGVTTGYAIARYDGFSTAVVLSAAASTPWENFENVSYPIAFTSNVNGVTGTAGVVAGSAEKAGSKVLSLSYDMTAGSGKMYAYAQLNGTSGKNIPAAATSMSLDVMGDMSLNWLRAEVVDGSGKISYIDLAKVIDWNGWKSLSIDLSGSGIKFPAALKRLYVVNVEEGQDERAKTGTVAFDNISFVMPSLSSEAGLPKGTAAMSIGSKSITVNGAKKAIDVAPIVKDASTYVPIKVVLDAFGGSAAWDKNTKKIMVLRGAKALDLTVNKKEFVLNGKRQTAEVAPLILQGRTLVPLRLVSEQLGLTVKWEQKTKTVTIES; this is encoded by the coding sequence ATGAATGAAGTTTTCATGGGGAAGAAAAACAAAGAGCAGTTACGGGGAATGAAAAAGCTGCCGGCTAAAAAGTGGGTTGCTGCCTCATTAGCCGGCGTGTTGTGGATCATGCCTGTCCTGGGCAGTGAGGGGCTGCCGCAATGGGCTTCGGGACCGGCCTCTGTTGCCCAAGCAGCCTCCTCCCTGAACGTAACCAAGCTGGGTGAAGAGGTTATTACCTCAGGGGCTATTATGATGAAGTATAAATTCACTACGGTCCGTTCCGGAAAAACGGCGACCGGTCTGGCAGATGTGATCCGCGTAGATCTAAATAATCCTTACGTATCCCTAGATGTAATGACCGGCAAAGGCGGCAAATTAACTACACGGCAAAGCACCGGCGGCATGGCTGCGGAGACCGGAGCGGTAGCTGCGGTAAACGGCGACTATTTCAATACAGGCGGTGAAGGCGCCCCAATCGGGGGACAGGTATCCGGCGGGGTTGTAGTATCTACACCTTCGCAGCTTAACGGAATGTATGCCTTTGCTGTGACCAAGGACCGCAAGCCCGTAATCGACCAGTATTCGTTCGAGGGGCTGCTTACTGCTGAGGACGGAGCGCAGTTTCCGCTGGCAGGCATCAATAAGGGTGCATACAGCCCCGAGGACGGCAGCTCAACGTATAGTCATGCCAATGCGGCTTACATCTATACAGATGCCTGGACCGCGCTGGAGCGTCCTAAGAACAGCTCTACTACCCCTACAGAAGTGCTTGTAGAGAATGATATCATTACCCAGATTTCAGCAGATAAGGCCTTGTCCATGGCTGTTCCCAAAGGAGCCTACATCTTGCGGACACACGGGCTTGGGGCACAGTTTGTGAAAAATCACCTCGCTGTAGGGCAAAAGCTCAGCAGTGCCTACACCCTGAAGTCCAAATCCACGCAGCAGGAGCTTGATCCGGCCAGCCTGCAGATGATGATCGGAGGGCATACCATTCTGGTGAACGATGGAAAGGCGACATCTTTTTCCCGTTCGACTTCCAGTATCGGCGGCTTCCGTGCCCGTACAGCACTGGGTTATTCGCAGAGTGGACAGTATGTGTACGTGGTCGCAGTGGAGGATAATGCCAACAGCGCCGGCATGTCGCTGACTGAGCTGCAAAACTTCATGGCGAACATCGGTGTCTGGAAAGGAATGAATCTGGACGGAGGAGGCTCTACAACGATGGTAGACCGCCCGCTTGCTGAAACCTCTGCCACACTTACCTTCAATACTGAATACGGCACAGAACAGCGCAGTATCGTCAATGGCCTGGGTGTCTATACCTCGGCTCCCAAGGGGGAAGTGAAAGGAATCAAGATTAGCGGCAGCACAGTACTGCTGATCGGGCAAAAGGCAACGTACTCTTTAAAAGGTTATGACACTTACTACAATCCAATTGATGTAGCAGCAGGCAACCCTTCCTGGACTGCAAGCAACGGCAGCGTAACTGTAAATGGCGGGGAAGCCACTGCAGTCAAAGCCGGTACAGCGACCATAAAGGCTGCCAGCGGCGCAGCCAGTGCCTCGACCGAGGTAACGGTACTGGGTGGTGAGAATTTATCCAGCCTGACGGTGGGGACAGCTACAGCGCCGCTCACCCCCGGAGCATCAGTATCAGTGCCGGTGACAGCCTTGGCAGAAAATGGAGCCTCGCTTACCGTTCCGCCGGCATCCTTGAAATGGGAGCTTGTTGGCTTTAAGGGCAGTGTGCAGGACGGCAAATTGACGGTTGATTCGGTAGACCCTGGAGTGACGACAGGTTATGCTATCGCCCGTTATGACGGATTCAGCACTGCAGTTGTACTATCAGCAGCAGCGTCCACCCCATGGGAGAATTTCGAAAACGTAAGCTATCCTATTGCATTTACATCCAATGTTAACGGTGTGACCGGAACAGCTGGAGTGGTGGCCGGCAGCGCAGAGAAGGCTGGCTCCAAAGTGCTGTCACTCAGCTATGATATGACAGCCGGCAGCGGTAAGATGTACGCTTATGCCCAACTTAATGGAACCAGCGGCAAAAACATTCCTGCTGCGGCAACCTCCATGTCGCTTGATGTGATGGGGGATATGAGTCTTAACTGGCTTCGGGCTGAGGTGGTAGATGGAAGCGGAAAAATATCCTATATCGATCTGGCCAAAGTAATCGATTGGAACGGCTGGAAGAGCCTCAGTATTGATCTGTCAGGCTCCGGCATCAAATTCCCGGCAGCGCTGAAGCGCCTGTATGTGGTCAATGTGGAAGAAGGCCAGGATGAGCGGGCCAAGACAGGTACGGTTGCTTTTGACAATATATCGTTCGTAATGCCTTCGCTCTCCAGTGAAGCCGGACTTCCGAAGGGAACCGCTGCAATGAGCATCGGCTCCAAGTCCATAACGGTCAACGGTGCAAAGAAGGCGATCGATGTGGCTCCAATTGTCAAAGATGCAAGCACTTATGTGCCGATTAAAGTCGTTTTGGATGCCTTTGGCGGCAGTGCGGCATGGGATAAAAACACCAAGAAAATTATGGTGCTCCGTGGCGCCAAGGCGCTTGACCTGACGGTTAACAAAAAGGAATTTGTACTGAATGGTAAACGCCAAACTGCTGAAGTAGCGCCTTTAATCCTACAGGGCAGGACTTTAGTACCGCTAAGATTAGTTTCGGAACAGCTGGGATTAACCGTAAAATGGGAACAGAAAACGAAGACCGTAACTATCGAATCGTGA
- a CDS encoding SwmB domain-containing protein has protein sequence MISLTPVNATGGARYFNVNSTAVTGGGTPTITVDAASEANTLLEKTMYTVTVPQGAFHDQDGNLFPASGPLTWSYTTSEVKGFGIETLSPADRSESVSLNPPIKITFNRNVVLNNAVAGPVILYKGDGTKLESTLSVGSSAKEFIVTPAAALDNNTTYYLDIANGAFVDANNSQVIYSGLSGKNAWSFQTYSLDKTAPVLKSALVDNNRTIRLNYDEALKTEAALLPSSFAVTVNDEKRAIDSISIQGASIYIKLSTGVTVGQIIKVSYSGGLRPIQDLSGNNASTFSQYQVTNGVQSALTTIKDGTLTGKTVLLNFNDTLQAVNPNAYSQFSVYADGYSLGVNAISSSGAKLNLSLDNAATNTQVIRVAYSAGSYPVVDTNGQSVANFSDFYIRNSADNVPPVFQSAAGSGNKIVLTYNEGISSGSLPMNSQFSVLVGSKPNYVTAVAAGGTQVTLTLQSALAVNQPTTVSYVPGTSGIADLNGNRAPYLNQQSVNISGTTVSDISSATITGDELLVTFSKTMQASSGLNANQFGVRFDGSTVGIQSYYISGSTLKLMLSSVVKSGQTVDLSYMSGSGTISDQNGNLLTPFTALSVQNMTGVAGNSSTAGRPSYLGTLAASEFGKEYPLLKTDSATAADDRSVYSQSVKRYNLTAERLAAGYDYVYKQGTSALAFEVPSTDLSAYVSVPLKPLLDAVNRDSKAAFLLRHGDHLYRLALNDVNMNSLAATLIADSNNISLVLRLEKVPAGTFTPFEQKLQSQGLQTVTGLMDIRLSAAVSSNYANTTALSVPAEYAVRTTATLNSDQASAARLDLAYYDAAYLPSKLSSAGSYTVITASTVGNQVVGTFLSTRSFTDMNSHWSKSIVSQLAAKNIIDSSYGSTFKPEQKITRAEFAVMLSRGLGLLGSRETAQRFRDVQPSTQTGDYIGAAAKAGIITGNTDATFRPNDNITREQLAIMIIRAMEYTGHPITLNGTSATALAAFKDRSKIQNQAAEFVAKAVQQGIILGMTTTEFQPQGNATRAQAAVMLQRMLTMAGYL, from the coding sequence GTGATCTCGCTGACACCGGTTAACGCTACGGGGGGAGCCAGATATTTTAACGTCAATTCTACAGCGGTTACCGGAGGCGGTACGCCGACAATTACAGTAGATGCGGCCTCAGAAGCGAATACCCTGCTGGAAAAAACTATGTATACCGTTACTGTGCCGCAGGGAGCCTTTCATGACCAGGATGGAAATTTGTTCCCGGCGTCAGGTCCGCTTACATGGAGTTATACAACAAGTGAAGTCAAGGGGTTTGGCATCGAGACCCTTTCTCCGGCAGACCGCAGCGAATCAGTAAGTCTAAATCCGCCGATCAAAATTACCTTTAACCGGAATGTTGTTCTTAATAATGCGGTGGCCGGTCCGGTAATCCTGTATAAAGGCGATGGAACGAAGCTGGAATCAACCCTCTCAGTGGGTTCCTCAGCCAAAGAGTTCATCGTAACTCCCGCTGCAGCGTTAGATAATAATACGACGTACTACTTGGATATTGCGAATGGCGCCTTTGTGGATGCCAATAACAGCCAAGTGATCTACAGTGGACTAAGCGGCAAAAATGCCTGGAGCTTCCAGACCTATTCTCTGGACAAGACTGCTCCCGTGCTCAAGTCGGCCCTGGTGGATAATAACCGCACGATCCGTCTGAATTATGACGAGGCGCTGAAAACGGAGGCAGCGCTGCTGCCCTCCAGCTTTGCAGTTACTGTTAATGATGAGAAGCGCGCTATTGACAGTATTTCTATTCAGGGAGCCAGTATTTATATCAAATTGAGTACAGGGGTTACTGTTGGCCAGATTATCAAAGTCAGCTATTCAGGCGGACTGCGCCCCATTCAGGATTTGAGCGGGAATAATGCCAGTACCTTCTCGCAGTATCAGGTAACGAATGGAGTCCAGTCCGCACTGACTACTATAAAGGACGGGACGCTTACCGGGAAAACCGTATTGCTGAATTTTAATGATACCCTGCAAGCGGTCAATCCTAATGCCTACAGCCAGTTCAGCGTCTATGCGGATGGTTATTCTCTTGGGGTCAACGCTATATCGTCGAGTGGCGCAAAGCTGAATTTAAGTTTAGATAACGCTGCAACGAACACCCAGGTAATCCGTGTAGCCTACTCTGCGGGCTCTTATCCCGTAGTGGATACGAATGGGCAGAGTGTAGCAAATTTTAGCGATTTTTATATCCGCAACAGTGCTGATAATGTGCCACCGGTGTTTCAGAGTGCGGCCGGTTCCGGCAACAAAATTGTACTGACGTATAACGAGGGAATATCCTCAGGCAGTCTTCCAATGAACAGCCAATTCTCCGTTCTGGTTGGCAGTAAACCTAACTACGTTACGGCAGTAGCCGCAGGCGGCACTCAAGTCACCTTGACGCTCCAGAGTGCGCTGGCGGTTAATCAGCCGACTACAGTTTCATATGTACCGGGGACTTCGGGGATCGCCGATCTTAACGGTAACCGCGCTCCCTATTTGAATCAGCAGTCCGTGAACATTTCGGGAACCACAGTTTCAGATATCAGTTCAGCAACAATAACGGGCGACGAACTGCTGGTGACATTCAGCAAAACCATGCAAGCTTCTTCAGGGCTGAACGCCAATCAATTTGGAGTCAGATTTGACGGCAGCACGGTTGGTATACAATCCTACTACATCTCGGGCAGTACGCTTAAATTGATGTTATCCAGTGTTGTGAAGAGCGGTCAAACGGTTGATTTATCCTACATGTCAGGTTCAGGGACGATCTCGGATCAAAACGGGAATCTCTTAACTCCCTTCACCGCGCTGTCGGTGCAGAATATGACGGGGGTGGCAGGGAATTCCTCAACAGCTGGCCGTCCATCATATCTGGGAACGCTGGCAGCGAGTGAGTTCGGAAAAGAATATCCTCTGCTCAAAACGGATTCCGCTACAGCAGCAGATGACCGTTCAGTATACAGCCAATCCGTAAAAAGATATAACCTGACCGCTGAACGCCTGGCTGCCGGTTATGATTATGTATACAAACAAGGTACCTCTGCATTAGCATTTGAGGTGCCTTCAACCGATCTGTCAGCTTATGTGAGTGTGCCGCTCAAGCCGCTGCTGGATGCAGTCAACCGTGACAGTAAAGCTGCTTTTCTTCTGCGACATGGCGACCATTTATACCGTCTTGCGCTGAATGATGTGAATATGAACAGCCTTGCCGCGACTTTGATTGCGGACAGCAATAACATTTCGCTTGTGCTGCGGCTGGAAAAAGTCCCTGCGGGAACCTTTACACCGTTCGAGCAGAAGCTTCAGTCACAGGGGCTTCAGACCGTCACTGGACTCATGGATATCCGCTTGAGCGCTGCGGTGAGCAGCAATTATGCCAACACTACCGCACTGAGCGTACCAGCAGAATATGCGGTCCGTACGACAGCTACGCTGAATAGTGATCAGGCTTCGGCGGCCCGGCTGGATCTTGCCTACTATGATGCCGCTTATCTCCCTAGCAAGCTGAGTTCGGCTGGCAGTTATACAGTGATTACAGCCAGTACTGTAGGCAACCAGGTCGTGGGCACATTTCTCTCGACCCGGAGCTTTACAGATATGAATAGCCATTGGAGCAAATCTATTGTATCCCAGCTTGCCGCCAAGAATATAATCGACAGCAGCTATGGCAGTACCTTCAAGCCCGAGCAAAAGATTACCCGTGCAGAGTTTGCGGTCATGCTGAGCCGTGGGCTGGGGCTGCTTGGCAGCCGTGAGACGGCCCAGCGGTTTAGAGATGTGCAGCCTTCCACACAAACCGGTGATTATATTGGTGCAGCTGCCAAAGCGGGGATCATTACCGGAAACACGGATGCGACATTCCGTCCCAATGATAATATCACCCGCGAGCAGCTGGCGATTATGATTATCCGGGCTATGGAGTACACCGGACACCCAATAACCCTAAATGGAACTTCTGCTACCGCATTGGCTGCATTTAAGGACCGCTCCAAGATTCAGAACCAGGCTGCCGAATTTGTGGCGAAGGCTGTGCAGCAAGGGATTATTCTGGGGATGACAACCACTGAATTCCAGCCCCAGGGGAATGCCACACGTGCCCAAGCTGCAGTTATGCTGCAGCGGATGCTTACCATGGCCGGATATTTATAA
- a CDS encoding Ig-like domain-containing protein, whose protein sequence is MKRKITIWAALILAGDLLLGTVSPSLGLGTPAVYAAGEFGMSATSPAAGEKNISLGSSIKLSFDRVVNPQSGEITITQAGNPFVTVSVGTLGLVGSSNYYEIRWGADKPLEPNKSYTVSIPKGLFKDGSGAESSAASWEFTTSPETSQGVSITEFSPVNNSRPDSAALKSVKLQAGQKIAKRWRVRQTYLFSR, encoded by the coding sequence ATGAAAAGGAAAATTACCATATGGGCAGCACTCATTCTGGCAGGGGATTTGCTCTTGGGGACTGTCTCCCCATCACTTGGACTTGGGACACCGGCAGTTTATGCTGCGGGCGAATTTGGAATGTCGGCAACTTCGCCGGCTGCAGGAGAAAAAAATATCAGCTTAGGTTCCTCGATCAAATTGAGTTTTGACCGTGTGGTAAACCCGCAGAGCGGGGAGATCACAATAACTCAGGCAGGGAACCCCTTTGTCACTGTATCTGTTGGCACTCTGGGTTTGGTCGGCAGCTCTAATTACTATGAAATCAGATGGGGGGCTGACAAGCCGTTAGAGCCTAACAAGAGCTATACCGTATCGATCCCTAAGGGATTGTTCAAAGACGGGTCTGGAGCTGAGTCATCAGCGGCTTCATGGGAGTTTACCACTTCTCCGGAAACAAGCCAGGGAGTATCGATAACGGAGTTCTCGCCGGTGAACAACTCGCGGCCGGATTCTGCGGCCCTGAAATCAGTTAAGCTTCAAGCTGGGCAAAAAATTGCAAAAAGGTGGAGGGTCCGCCAAACTTATCTCTTCAGCAGATAA
- the metK gene encoding methionine adenosyltransferase — MSIKGRHLFTSESVTEGHPDKICDQISDAVLDAFLANDPNARVACEVAVATGLVLVIGEISTKSEYVDIPAIVRNTLKEIGYTRAKYGFDYNTCAVLTSLNEQSADIAQGVNAALENRDPAQVAEETANIGAGDQGLMFGFATNETPELMPLPIALSHRIARRLSEVRKDGTLNYLRPDGKTQVTIEYDNERPVRVDTIVVSTQHAEEISLEQIQADIKEYVILPVVPSELLDENTKYFINPTGRFVIGGPQGDAGLTGRKIIVDTYGGYARHGGGAFSGKDPTKVDRSAAYAARYVAKNLVAAGLADKCEIQLAYAIGVANPVSINVDTYGTGKISEEKLAELISSNFDLRPAGIISMLDLRKPLYRQTAAYGHFGRTDVDLPWERVDKAEMLRGQAGL, encoded by the coding sequence TTGTCTATTAAAGGACGTCATTTGTTTACTTCAGAGTCCGTAACGGAAGGGCATCCCGATAAAATCTGCGATCAGATATCCGATGCAGTCCTTGATGCATTTTTGGCTAATGATCCCAATGCCCGTGTAGCCTGCGAAGTAGCTGTTGCCACCGGTCTGGTGTTGGTTATTGGGGAAATCAGCACCAAGTCGGAGTATGTAGATATCCCGGCAATTGTGCGCAATACCCTCAAGGAGATTGGTTACACCCGCGCAAAATATGGTTTTGACTACAATACCTGTGCAGTGTTGACCTCGCTGAATGAGCAATCGGCGGATATCGCACAAGGTGTAAACGCTGCATTGGAAAATCGTGACCCTGCCCAAGTTGCCGAGGAAACGGCGAATATCGGTGCGGGTGACCAAGGGCTGATGTTTGGTTTTGCGACAAATGAAACGCCTGAATTAATGCCGCTGCCGATTGCCTTGTCTCACCGTATTGCCCGCCGCCTCTCTGAGGTGCGCAAGGATGGAACGCTCAATTATCTTCGTCCGGACGGCAAAACCCAGGTCACAATTGAATATGATAATGAAAGACCGGTGCGCGTGGATACGATAGTTGTCTCTACCCAGCATGCCGAAGAAATCTCGCTTGAACAAATTCAGGCGGATATTAAGGAATATGTTATTTTGCCGGTGGTCCCGTCGGAACTGCTTGACGAGAACACTAAATATTTCATTAACCCTACTGGCCGTTTCGTCATTGGCGGTCCGCAAGGAGACGCCGGTCTAACCGGGCGCAAAATAATTGTCGATACCTATGGCGGGTATGCCCGTCACGGAGGCGGGGCTTTTTCAGGGAAAGATCCGACCAAAGTCGACCGTTCCGCAGCTTATGCAGCCCGTTATGTGGCTAAGAATCTGGTAGCTGCAGGGCTTGCTGACAAATGCGAGATTCAATTGGCGTATGCGATTGGTGTAGCTAACCCTGTCTCGATTAATGTAGATACATACGGAACAGGCAAAATCAGTGAAGAAAAGCTGGCTGAGCTGATCAGCAGCAATTTTGATCTGCGGCCAGCCGGTATTATCTCAATGCTGGATCTGCGCAAACCACTCTATAGACAAACCGCCGCTTATGGTCATTTTGGACGGACGGATGTTGATCTTCCTTGGGAGCGCGTGGATAAAGCAGAAATGCTGAGGGGTCAGGCTGGATTATAA
- a CDS encoding alpha/beta-type small acid-soluble spore protein, with protein MARNNRTVVPESRAMLKQMQYEIASEFGLYGASYGGGADTEFASELGVTGSSIGYGTPYLGHLTSRDNGSVGGEITKRLVKQAEQSLF; from the coding sequence ATGGCACGTAATAATCGCACTGTGGTACCGGAAAGCCGGGCAATGCTGAAACAAATGCAGTATGAGATTGCTTCTGAGTTTGGTTTATATGGTGCTTCTTATGGCGGAGGGGCTGATACTGAATTTGCTTCTGAGCTTGGGGTGACAGGCAGCTCGATAGGGTATGGTACTCCATATCTGGGACATCTCACTTCCCGGGACAATGGATCTGTTGGGGGAGAAATTACCAAGAGGCTTGTGAAGCAGGCAGAACAGTCTCTTTTTTAA